In Myotis daubentonii chromosome 16, mMyoDau2.1, whole genome shotgun sequence, one DNA window encodes the following:
- the CANT1 gene encoding soluble calcium-activated nucleotidase 1 isoform X2 — MAREGPASPSRGRPPAVPPPAWNESMHSAWISVGRLPALASMSKATDPRFRVRWKVILPSVVGVAVLWLLCSHRPAPARPPAPSAHNWRLSQAAADRYNDTYPLSAPQRTPGGTRYRIAVIADLDTDSKAREENTWFSYLQKGYLTLSHSGDQVAVEWDPGHRVLESHLAEKGRGMELSDLVVFNGKLYSVDDRTGVVYRIEGNTPVPWVILSDGDGTVGKGFKAEWLAVKDEHLYVGGLGKEWTTTTGEVVNENPEWVKVVGFRGSVDHENWVASYNALRAAAGIHPPGYLIHESACWSDALQRWFFLPRRASHERYSERDDERKGTNLLLSASADFGAVSVRRVGEVVPTHGFSSFKFVPNTDDQVIVALKSEEDGGKVATYIMAFTLDGRFLLPETKVGNVKYEGIEFI; from the exons ATGGCCCGGGAAG GTCCCGCCAGCCCTTCGCGCGGCCGCCCGCCAGCCGTGCCGCCCCCGGCATGGAATGAGTCTATGCACTCCGCCTGGATAAGTGTGGGGCGCCTCCCCGCGCTGGCATCCATGAGCAAGGCCACGGACCCCCGCTTCCGCGTCCGCTGGAAGGTGATCCTGCCCTCGGTCGTGGGCGTCGCCGTGCTCTGGCTGCTCTGCTCCCaccgcccggccccggcccggccccccgcGCCCAGCGCCCACAACTGGCGGCTCAGCCAGGCGGCTGCCGACCGATACAATGACACCTACCCCCTGTCGGCCCCCCAGAGGACGCCGGGCGGGACCCGCTACCGCATCGCAGTCATTGCCGACCTGGACACGGACTCCAAGGCCCGGGAGGAGAACACCTGGTTCAGCTACCTGCAGAAGGGCTACCTGACCCTGTCCCACAGCGGGGACCAGGTGGCCGTGGAGTGGGACCCGGGCCACAGGGTCCTGGAGTCCCACCTGGCGGAAAAGGGGCGGGGCATGGAGCTATCGGACCTGGTCGTCTTCAACGGGAAGCTCTACTCCGTGGACGACCGCACGGGGGTGGTCTACCGGATCGAGGGCAACACGCCCGTGCCCTGGGTCATCCTGTCCGACGGCGACGGCACCGTGGGGAAAG GCTTCAAGGCGGAGTGGCTGGCGGTGAAGGACGAGCATCTGTACGTGGGCGGCCTGGGCAAGGAGTGGACCACCACCACGGGCGAGGTGGTCAACGAGAACCCCGAGTGGGTGAAGGTGGTGGGCTTCCGGGGCAGCGTGGACCACGAGAACTGGGTGGCCAGCTACAACGCCCTCCGGGCCGCCGCCGGCATCCACCCGCCAG GCTACCTCATCCACGAGTCCGCCTGCTGGAGCGACGCGCTGCAGCGCTGGTTCTTCCTGCCGCGCCGGGCCAGCCACGAGCGCTACAGCGAGCGGGACGACGAGCGCAAGGGCACCAACCTGCTGCTCAGCGCCAGCGCGGACTTCGGGGCCGTCTCCGTGCGCCGCGTCGGGGAGGTGGTGCCCACGCACGGCTTCTCCTCCTTCAAGTTCGTGCCCAACACCGACGACCAGGTCATCGTGGCCCTCAAGTCCGAGGAGGACGGCGGCAAGGTCGCCACCTACATCATGGCCTTCACGCTGGACGGGCGCTTCCTGCTGCCCGAGACCAAGGTCGGGAACGTCAAGTACGAGGGGATAGAGTTTATTTAA
- the CANT1 gene encoding soluble calcium-activated nucleotidase 1 isoform X1 — MSLCSGLTARERAGRRSAGPPSASWPPRAERVRGSVGAPACPRPPPGSDGVGVLGLPTLSRPGPASPSRGRPPAVPPPAWNESMHSAWISVGRLPALASMSKATDPRFRVRWKVILPSVVGVAVLWLLCSHRPAPARPPAPSAHNWRLSQAAADRYNDTYPLSAPQRTPGGTRYRIAVIADLDTDSKAREENTWFSYLQKGYLTLSHSGDQVAVEWDPGHRVLESHLAEKGRGMELSDLVVFNGKLYSVDDRTGVVYRIEGNTPVPWVILSDGDGTVGKGFKAEWLAVKDEHLYVGGLGKEWTTTTGEVVNENPEWVKVVGFRGSVDHENWVASYNALRAAAGIHPPGYLIHESACWSDALQRWFFLPRRASHERYSERDDERKGTNLLLSASADFGAVSVRRVGEVVPTHGFSSFKFVPNTDDQVIVALKSEEDGGKVATYIMAFTLDGRFLLPETKVGNVKYEGIEFI; from the exons ATGAGCCTCTGTTCAGGCCTGACCGCCCGCGAAAGGGCTGGGAGGCGGTCAGCAGGCCcgccctctgcctcctggccgCCCAGAGCAGAGCGTGTCCGGGGGAGCGTGGGGGCTCCGGCCTGTCCGAGGCCACCCCCGGGGTCGGACGGAGTGGGGGTTCTCGGTCTCCCTACTCTTTCTCGTCCAG GTCCCGCCAGCCCTTCGCGCGGCCGCCCGCCAGCCGTGCCGCCCCCGGCATGGAATGAGTCTATGCACTCCGCCTGGATAAGTGTGGGGCGCCTCCCCGCGCTGGCATCCATGAGCAAGGCCACGGACCCCCGCTTCCGCGTCCGCTGGAAGGTGATCCTGCCCTCGGTCGTGGGCGTCGCCGTGCTCTGGCTGCTCTGCTCCCaccgcccggccccggcccggccccccgcGCCCAGCGCCCACAACTGGCGGCTCAGCCAGGCGGCTGCCGACCGATACAATGACACCTACCCCCTGTCGGCCCCCCAGAGGACGCCGGGCGGGACCCGCTACCGCATCGCAGTCATTGCCGACCTGGACACGGACTCCAAGGCCCGGGAGGAGAACACCTGGTTCAGCTACCTGCAGAAGGGCTACCTGACCCTGTCCCACAGCGGGGACCAGGTGGCCGTGGAGTGGGACCCGGGCCACAGGGTCCTGGAGTCCCACCTGGCGGAAAAGGGGCGGGGCATGGAGCTATCGGACCTGGTCGTCTTCAACGGGAAGCTCTACTCCGTGGACGACCGCACGGGGGTGGTCTACCGGATCGAGGGCAACACGCCCGTGCCCTGGGTCATCCTGTCCGACGGCGACGGCACCGTGGGGAAAG GCTTCAAGGCGGAGTGGCTGGCGGTGAAGGACGAGCATCTGTACGTGGGCGGCCTGGGCAAGGAGTGGACCACCACCACGGGCGAGGTGGTCAACGAGAACCCCGAGTGGGTGAAGGTGGTGGGCTTCCGGGGCAGCGTGGACCACGAGAACTGGGTGGCCAGCTACAACGCCCTCCGGGCCGCCGCCGGCATCCACCCGCCAG GCTACCTCATCCACGAGTCCGCCTGCTGGAGCGACGCGCTGCAGCGCTGGTTCTTCCTGCCGCGCCGGGCCAGCCACGAGCGCTACAGCGAGCGGGACGACGAGCGCAAGGGCACCAACCTGCTGCTCAGCGCCAGCGCGGACTTCGGGGCCGTCTCCGTGCGCCGCGTCGGGGAGGTGGTGCCCACGCACGGCTTCTCCTCCTTCAAGTTCGTGCCCAACACCGACGACCAGGTCATCGTGGCCCTCAAGTCCGAGGAGGACGGCGGCAAGGTCGCCACCTACATCATGGCCTTCACGCTGGACGGGCGCTTCCTGCTGCCCGAGACCAAGGTCGGGAACGTCAAGTACGAGGGGATAGAGTTTATTTAA
- the CANT1 gene encoding soluble calcium-activated nucleotidase 1 isoform X3: MHSAWISVGRLPALASMSKATDPRFRVRWKVILPSVVGVAVLWLLCSHRPAPARPPAPSAHNWRLSQAAADRYNDTYPLSAPQRTPGGTRYRIAVIADLDTDSKAREENTWFSYLQKGYLTLSHSGDQVAVEWDPGHRVLESHLAEKGRGMELSDLVVFNGKLYSVDDRTGVVYRIEGNTPVPWVILSDGDGTVGKGFKAEWLAVKDEHLYVGGLGKEWTTTTGEVVNENPEWVKVVGFRGSVDHENWVASYNALRAAAGIHPPGYLIHESACWSDALQRWFFLPRRASHERYSERDDERKGTNLLLSASADFGAVSVRRVGEVVPTHGFSSFKFVPNTDDQVIVALKSEEDGGKVATYIMAFTLDGRFLLPETKVGNVKYEGIEFI; encoded by the exons ATGCACTCCGCCTGGATAAGTGTGGGGCGCCTCCCCGCGCTGGCATCCATGAGCAAGGCCACGGACCCCCGCTTCCGCGTCCGCTGGAAGGTGATCCTGCCCTCGGTCGTGGGCGTCGCCGTGCTCTGGCTGCTCTGCTCCCaccgcccggccccggcccggccccccgcGCCCAGCGCCCACAACTGGCGGCTCAGCCAGGCGGCTGCCGACCGATACAATGACACCTACCCCCTGTCGGCCCCCCAGAGGACGCCGGGCGGGACCCGCTACCGCATCGCAGTCATTGCCGACCTGGACACGGACTCCAAGGCCCGGGAGGAGAACACCTGGTTCAGCTACCTGCAGAAGGGCTACCTGACCCTGTCCCACAGCGGGGACCAGGTGGCCGTGGAGTGGGACCCGGGCCACAGGGTCCTGGAGTCCCACCTGGCGGAAAAGGGGCGGGGCATGGAGCTATCGGACCTGGTCGTCTTCAACGGGAAGCTCTACTCCGTGGACGACCGCACGGGGGTGGTCTACCGGATCGAGGGCAACACGCCCGTGCCCTGGGTCATCCTGTCCGACGGCGACGGCACCGTGGGGAAAG GCTTCAAGGCGGAGTGGCTGGCGGTGAAGGACGAGCATCTGTACGTGGGCGGCCTGGGCAAGGAGTGGACCACCACCACGGGCGAGGTGGTCAACGAGAACCCCGAGTGGGTGAAGGTGGTGGGCTTCCGGGGCAGCGTGGACCACGAGAACTGGGTGGCCAGCTACAACGCCCTCCGGGCCGCCGCCGGCATCCACCCGCCAG GCTACCTCATCCACGAGTCCGCCTGCTGGAGCGACGCGCTGCAGCGCTGGTTCTTCCTGCCGCGCCGGGCCAGCCACGAGCGCTACAGCGAGCGGGACGACGAGCGCAAGGGCACCAACCTGCTGCTCAGCGCCAGCGCGGACTTCGGGGCCGTCTCCGTGCGCCGCGTCGGGGAGGTGGTGCCCACGCACGGCTTCTCCTCCTTCAAGTTCGTGCCCAACACCGACGACCAGGTCATCGTGGCCCTCAAGTCCGAGGAGGACGGCGGCAAGGTCGCCACCTACATCATGGCCTTCACGCTGGACGGGCGCTTCCTGCTGCCCGAGACCAAGGTCGGGAACGTCAAGTACGAGGGGATAGAGTTTATTTAA